One genomic segment of Luteimonas galliterrae includes these proteins:
- the hisC gene encoding histidinol-phosphate transaminase — protein MNAAADDVLALLRDDLRDFAGYRSARSETAAGAVWLNANEAARANAADADGSLRRYPPPQPEPLRAALAGLYGCSPERLLIGRGSDEAIDLLVRAFCRPGRDAVLVAPPVFGMYAVCARLQDARLHEVPLCERDGNFEADLDEIACVALEQAAKLVFLCSPGNPAGGVLSAADVLALAQGLSGHALVVVDEAYIEFADAPSLVASAASQANVVVLRTLSKAHALAAARIGCAIADARVVEALRRCQAPYPVPGPSAAQALAALTPPALSATGAAVAEVRSERARVAAALAHCPDVRRVYPSQANFLLARFADAAAAFERLLAAGIVVRDMRAMPQLGDALRITIGTPAQNDAALAALGRVEAAA, from the coding sequence ATGAACGCGGCAGCCGACGACGTGCTGGCGTTGCTGCGCGACGATTTGCGCGATTTCGCGGGCTACCGCTCCGCGCGCAGCGAAACGGCGGCGGGTGCGGTCTGGCTCAACGCCAACGAAGCGGCGCGAGCGAACGCCGCCGATGCCGACGGCAGCCTGCGCCGTTATCCGCCGCCGCAACCGGAGCCGTTGCGCGCCGCGCTTGCCGGCTTGTACGGCTGCTCGCCGGAGCGCTTGCTGATCGGCCGCGGCAGCGACGAGGCAATCGATTTGCTGGTGCGCGCCTTCTGCCGGCCGGGCCGGGATGCGGTGCTGGTCGCGCCCCCGGTATTCGGCATGTATGCGGTTTGCGCGCGTCTGCAGGACGCGCGCCTGCACGAAGTTCCGCTGTGCGAGCGAGACGGGAATTTCGAAGCCGATCTCGACGAAATCGCGTGCGTAGCGCTGGAGCAGGCCGCGAAACTGGTGTTCCTGTGCTCGCCGGGAAATCCGGCTGGCGGCGTATTGTCCGCTGCGGACGTGCTCGCACTGGCGCAAGGCCTCAGCGGCCATGCGCTGGTGGTGGTCGACGAGGCCTATATCGAGTTCGCGGATGCGCCGTCGCTGGTCGCCAGCGCCGCCTCGCAGGCGAACGTGGTGGTGTTGCGCACTTTGTCGAAAGCGCATGCGCTGGCGGCGGCGCGTATCGGCTGCGCGATCGCCGATGCGCGCGTCGTGGAGGCCTTGCGCCGCTGTCAGGCGCCGTACCCCGTGCCCGGACCGAGTGCCGCGCAGGCACTGGCCGCCTTGACGCCGCCCGCACTGTCGGCCACGGGCGCAGCGGTAGCGGAGGTGCGCAGCGAGCGCGCGCGAGTGGCGGCGGCGTTGGCGCATTGCCCGGACGTGCGTCGGGTGTATCCCTCGCAGGCCAATTTCCTGTTGGCGAGGTTCGCCGATGCGGCCGCGGCTTTCGAACGGTTGCTCGCGGCGGGGATCGTAGTGCGCGACATGCGCGCGATGCCGCAGCTCGGCGACGCTCTGCGGATCACGATCGGCACGCCGGCGCAGAACGACGCTGCGCTGGCGGCCTTGGGCCGGGTGGAGGCCGCCGCATGA